The following coding sequences lie in one Nitrospirota bacterium genomic window:
- a CDS encoding fused MFS/spermidine synthase, giving the protein MQTLILGLIYLMFFLSGAAALMYEVIWVRSLGLVFGGTHLAVTSVLSVFMAGLAIGSYTIGRYVDRVEKPLRLYGLLELGIAVFAVAFAGLIKVYPSIYIFLVQGGEDSHFYLSCIRVVFAILALIIPTTLMGGTLPVLTRFVSGDRRKLGTQLSLLYGFNTLGAVAGTVAAGFYFLRFFSLSTTLITAIVINVFIGLASLSLQKKAALLFSANENVSGRHGKDTAAPRMTENTLPFKLVLWGIGVSGFCALGYEILWTRILTIVVGASVYGFTTMLAAFLTGIALGSEAYGLFTKIIGAKEKGIGWSISGFGVVQIIIGITALLVTFHIRHLPADSIELRDYLGKMDLGLFGVMQWANLIIAFIYMLVPAFFMGLAFPLAGMVHGEYRKLTGSATGEVLAYNTAGAILGAVMSGFVLTYFFGIERSLQMLTVINIGFGLIVITSRVKQLTWAIAVFTAGVLFFMAVNTTALRMWNMKYFAIFRTNQTEAFRTKEMVREALDHTDVLYYAEGVESSVSSIKIKGGVQTFLTNGRAEASTHLADQQTQYTLGHLPMLVNKNPKRVLVVALGSGMTLGATLVHPSVEQVTLVEIEPKVIGVARTFEKYNHHALDNPKLRTFFNDGRNFLLTTKEKFDVITADPIHPWFRGAGYLYTREYFKLASEHLREGGVMCQWLPIYELTVEDLKSVVRTFSGNFRYTVMWFNYNDATLIGSSSPIVLDETELNRRIAVPEIAGDLRRVMMYPAREFLNYFVMGTEGMKAFGEDGTINTDDNLYLEFSAPFSIGKFFLMEENANNISRYRESILPYLAPVTDDRSRQDHLMYWQASDMAARVYDRAHALALGGKFLSPEFRQLLEKLDRSFAWYAPGRFLNYKYLSEMSKEPRLLQAKTFIVLSEEGQKTELQISAVLSRISSEMTVIDFVDNKNRVIYGQLYLPGDAADEIVNQFVSDVMAAVNSAYLEESAAARYRGRDIPSVRSAESRIKDVIKTKIDGQENAIKKNSIN; this is encoded by the coding sequence GCGGTGTTCGCTGTGGCATTCGCAGGCTTAATAAAAGTATATCCGTCTATCTACATATTCCTTGTACAGGGCGGGGAGGATTCCCATTTTTACCTGTCCTGCATACGTGTGGTTTTTGCGATACTTGCCCTGATCATCCCAACAACTCTTATGGGAGGGACTCTTCCCGTGCTCACCCGGTTTGTTTCAGGGGACCGCAGAAAACTCGGCACGCAGCTTTCTTTACTTTACGGCTTCAACACCCTTGGCGCTGTGGCTGGAACTGTAGCCGCAGGTTTTTATTTTCTCCGTTTCTTTTCCCTGAGCACAACCCTGATCACGGCAATCGTTATAAATGTCTTCATTGGTCTTGCAAGCCTGTCGCTTCAGAAAAAGGCCGCTCTGCTTTTCAGCGCAAATGAAAATGTGTCCGGCAGACATGGAAAAGACACCGCAGCTCCACGGATGACGGAAAATACACTACCCTTTAAACTCGTACTCTGGGGCATAGGAGTGAGCGGCTTTTGCGCGCTTGGGTATGAGATCTTATGGACACGTATACTGACCATTGTTGTCGGGGCGAGCGTTTATGGATTCACTACGATGCTGGCTGCTTTCCTCACCGGGATCGCACTGGGCAGCGAGGCGTATGGCCTTTTCACAAAAATCATCGGGGCAAAGGAGAAAGGCATCGGGTGGTCTATTTCCGGTTTCGGGGTGGTGCAGATCATTATCGGCATTACGGCCCTCCTGGTGACTTTTCATATCCGTCATCTCCCGGCCGACTCCATTGAGCTCCGGGATTATCTGGGTAAAATGGACCTTGGTCTTTTCGGGGTGATGCAATGGGCGAATCTCATCATCGCATTTATTTATATGCTCGTCCCTGCATTTTTTATGGGCCTTGCTTTCCCACTGGCTGGAATGGTCCACGGGGAATACAGGAAACTGACGGGAAGCGCGACAGGCGAAGTGCTTGCTTATAATACAGCCGGGGCCATCCTGGGCGCTGTCATGAGCGGATTTGTCTTAACTTATTTTTTCGGCATCGAGAGGTCGCTGCAGATGTTGACGGTCATAAACATCGGCTTTGGTCTGATAGTCATTACGAGCAGAGTAAAGCAGTTGACCTGGGCCATAGCAGTTTTTACCGCGGGGGTCCTTTTTTTTATGGCTGTAAATACCACCGCACTCAGGATGTGGAATATGAAGTATTTCGCAATATTCCGGACCAACCAGACTGAGGCCTTCCGCACTAAGGAGATGGTCAGGGAAGCACTTGATCATACCGATGTTCTCTATTATGCCGAAGGCGTGGAATCCAGTGTAAGCTCGATCAAGATCAAAGGCGGTGTTCAGACTTTTTTGACAAACGGAAGGGCCGAGGCGTCTACTCACCTGGCAGATCAACAGACACAGTACACACTCGGTCATCTCCCCATGCTTGTGAATAAGAATCCCAAAAGAGTGCTGGTAGTTGCGCTGGGGAGCGGTATGACCCTTGGAGCAACTCTGGTGCATCCTTCCGTGGAGCAGGTCACCCTTGTGGAGATCGAGCCAAAGGTCATCGGCGTTGCGCGGACCTTCGAAAAATATAATCATCATGCCCTTGATAACCCGAAGCTCAGGACCTTTTTTAATGACGGCAGAAATTTCCTGCTTACCACAAAGGAAAAATTCGACGTCATCACTGCTGACCCGATCCACCCCTGGTTCAGGGGCGCAGGCTATCTCTATACCAGGGAATATTTCAAACTGGCTTCGGAACATCTCCGCGAGGGCGGGGTGATGTGCCAGTGGCTGCCAATCTATGAGCTCACCGTTGAGGACCTTAAATCAGTAGTGCGTACCTTCAGCGGGAACTTCAGATATACAGTGATGTGGTTTAACTACAACGATGCCACACTTATTGGAAGCAGCTCTCCCATCGTGCTTGATGAAACCGAGCTCAACAGGCGCATCGCCGTGCCGGAGATAGCCGGCGACCTCAGGCGCGTTATGATGTATCCGGCGCGGGAGTTTCTTAATTATTTTGTGATGGGCACAGAGGGGATGAAGGCCTTTGGAGAAGACGGGACGATCAACACAGACGATAACTTGTACCTTGAATTTTCCGCTCCTTTTTCGATCGGCAAGTTTTTTCTTATGGAAGAGAATGCAAACAATATATCCCGCTACCGCGAGAGCATCCTGCCTTATCTCGCGCCCGTAACGGATGATAGATCAAGACAGGACCATCTGATGTACTGGCAAGCCTCTGATATGGCCGCAAGGGTATACGACCGGGCACACGCCCTTGCCCTCGGTGGAAAGTTTTTGTCCCCGGAGTTCAGACAATTATTGGAAAAACTGGACAGGAGCTTTGCATGGTATGCCCCGGGGAGGTTCCTTAACTATAAGTATCTCTCCGAAATGTCAAAAGAGCCGAGACTGCTTCAGGCAAAGACATTTATTGTCCTGAGCGAGGAGGGGCAAAAGACAGAGCTGCAGATCTCTGCTGTGTTAAGCCGCATAAGCAGTGAAATGACTGTGATAGATTTTGTGGACAATAAGAATCGTGTTATCTACGGCCAATTATACTTACCCGGAGACGCCGCTGATGAAATCGTTAATCAATTCGTGAGTGATGTCATGGCAGCCGTCAACTCCGCCTATCTTGAGGAAAGCGCCGCTGCCAGATACCGGGGCAGGGACATTCCCTCCGTACGCTCCGCTGAAAGCAGAATAAAAGATGTCATCAAAACAAAAATTGACGGGCAGGAAAATGCAATTAAGAAAAACAGTATCAATTAA